Genomic window (Paenibacillus sp. 37):
ATGTGGTTCGTCACGTGGATATTGTGGGCGGTGTGCTTGTGGTGGATTCGGCATATCCTGAACCGGAGGTGGTGACGGATCCGATGACTAGTGTGGATAATGAACAGCTGGTGGCTGTATCAGTCGAGCAAGTTGTTCCATTTGATATGGCTTCCGAACTGGATCGTATGACCAAGGGTCACCCGGGTAATTCCGGGGAGAACACAAGCATCGACATTGAGATTATTGCGATTACGGCTCTGGATCAGGTGCAGGCTGCGTTGGAACAATTGACGCTGAATGGGGAACAAGGCCTGCCTTCGGTGTTGATTGATTTTGTGGGGAAAGGACCAGCCAATGTTGATGTTGCTGAAGCGTTGCTCAACAGTCCATATACCGGACGGGTTCTGGGTTACAGTGCTTGGAATACACCAGGTAACAAAATCGGTATTGCTGTAGGCATGGGACAGTCGAGGTACGCGTTGATCACAACAGAGAAGCATGAGCATAAGTTGCGTGATGCAATGAATGCACATGGCTCACTGTTGTTTAAGCGTTTCCTGAAGGATTATTACTACAAAGCGGTAGCGATTGCGGAGATCCGCACGTATTCCCGAGCCCATGCGCTGTATACCAACGTGGCTACCCTTTCGGATCAAAATATGTTGCTGTTTAACTCAGAGGAAGACTATGCCCATTTGCAAACATTGCTGCGTGATTTGATGCAGACGTATACCACGGCGCTTGCGAATAAAACAGCCTTCCAGTCAGGCAATGTGGCGATTAAGCAGATCTGTAATGACGAATTGTCCTATGCCACATATGGCAGTGCGCTGTTGGAATATGCGAATCCGGATTTCATCTGGGGCCGTGCATTTGAGATCACATTGAATCCGAAGGTTACGCTGAACTAAACTGTTATCTCACCATGGGCTCCTCATGTTTGGGATCATCACTGGTATGACTGTACTGCTTAATCTCGCCGTTGTTATAAATGATGTATTGGTACTTCGCTTCGAGTTCATCTGCGAATGTTACTGAGGCACCGTAAGGTGCTTCAGAACTTTTTGAGGAGTAAGTCCCTTTTACTTCGATAAGCTGTTCGGGAGAGTAACCTTTCTGTTCGATCAGGTAAGTGGTTACCTGTTGTTCAGCATCATTTTTCTTGAGCGGATTACCAAGCAGTCCGAAATAAGCCCAGCAGGATATCCCGAGTATAAATGATAAGACGACAAGTGAAGTGATCTTGAATGTTTTACTCATTGGCATTCCTCTCTGTTTTAAGTAAGTGGCAACGAATTTGATAATGAAATATTAATATATTTGGATAAATTTATCAATTATTTGTTCTTAATTTTAATGCTTACTTAGGTATCCTTTTAAGGATGATTCCAGAATCGTCTTTTTTCCACCCGAACGACTCCCTTAATCGCACCGAAGTCGTACGGAACACCATCCGCGCTAGGGATGAAAGGGTGTAAGATTGTATTATCGGATCAATAACAAGGGACGCACCGAAAGCACATACGCTAATGTACAGACCGGCCAAATGGCCGGTCTTTTTGATGCGGTGAAGTAGTCCCGGTAATGGTTCGATAGCATACAGACTCTGAGTTAAAAGGGGGAGTCTACTGCTGCTGCACTGTCGCTGCATCGTGTGGGCAGATCTCAAACTTGCAGCCAAAGGGGGCGAAATGAATGTGTCTATGAGAAATGAAATTAGCACTGCCGTGAGTACTAGTAAAGTGAGTACGCTCATTAAAAAAACGCTGAAACAGAAGCTCGCGGTACTTGTTCCAGATTGGGATGGTCGTGTGCTGGATGTACCTGCGTCAGGCGAAGTGTTGGCGGGCCCTTGTGCAGTGGTTGCGTTTGCTGAAGAAGTGCCGAAGTCTGCCTGGGCGGGATATCGACGGATCATTAAAATTTCACCATACGTTCGTCCGGAAGATGGCGGCGCAGAACAAGTGGAAGCTTGGTCAGCCCAGTTAATCGAAGGGTTGCATCAGGTAAGGTGGATTGACGAAGAAGGTGGAGCCTTCACTTGCATCTATCTGGGTTCTTCAGATAGCGATCGGGTGGATGCAGGATCTGGCATGCTTACGCGTAGTCTGCGATTCGGAGTG
Coding sequences:
- a CDS encoding DUF3139 domain-containing protein, yielding MSKTFKITSLVVLSFILGISCWAYFGLLGNPLKKNDAEQQVTTYLIEQKGYSPEQLIEVKGTYSSKSSEAPYGASVTFADELEAKYQYIIYNNGEIKQYSHTSDDPKHEEPMVR